The following proteins come from a genomic window of Mycobacterium sp. DL:
- a CDS encoding P-II family nitrogen regulator: MKLITAIVKPFTLEDVKTGLEQTGILGMTVSEVQGYGRQKGHTEVYRGAEYSVDFVPKVRVEVVVDDAAVDKVVDVIVQAARTGKIGDGKVWVSPVDTVVRVRTGERGSDAL; the protein is encoded by the coding sequence ATGAAGCTGATCACAGCGATCGTCAAGCCGTTCACGCTGGAGGATGTCAAGACCGGTCTCGAACAGACGGGCATTCTCGGGATGACCGTCAGCGAGGTTCAGGGTTACGGTCGTCAGAAGGGTCACACCGAGGTGTACCGCGGTGCGGAATACTCGGTGGACTTCGTCCCGAAGGTGCGTGTCGAGGTCGTCGTCGACGATGCCGCAGTCGACAAGGTCGTGGACGTGATCGTCCAGGCCGCTCGCACCGGCAAGATCGGCGACGGCAAGGTGTGGGTCAGCCCGGTCGACACCGTGGTTCGGGTGCGCACCGGTGAGCGGGGGTCCGACGCCCTGTAG
- a CDS encoding [protein-PII] uridylyltransferase: MTGQNRQPAAGAPRWERPAAGSSRPATDLVAAAGQLLTGGSRHLDSAALRNALLDLYDFWLTTKATEIGITANSGFAIVATGGLGRGEILPFSDLDLMLLHDNMPDDVVGEVAELLWYPLWDANIRLDHSVRTVPQALKVAGEDISAGLAMLEARHIAGDADMSSLLIGGARSQWRTGIGSRFDELVEHTRARWQRSGQIAHRAEPDLKCGRGGLRDVQLLNALAIAQLADVYPSRSLASPTETLGEAHLSLLNVRTELHRVAGRGRELLLAQHADEIGASLRIGDRFDLARMLSDAARTVSYYVDAGIRTAANSLPRRGLSALRRPVRRPIDEGVIEFNGEVILARDARPERDPGLILRVAAASATTGLPMAGSTLGRLAEAAPELRTPWPRQALKDLLVMLAAGPSAVGTIEALDRTGLWGRLFPEWGAVRDLPPRDVVHIWTVDRHLVETVSRASAFTTRVSRPDLLVLGALVHDIGKGRGGDHSVIGAELATQIGTRLGLWPSDITILSTVVRHHLLLPQTATRRDLQDPQTITAVVEALGGDTVVLELLHALAEADSLATGPGVWGDWKASLIGDLVRRCRLVMAGEPLPQPDPVEPRFLSLATEGRVYVELSPVDNSHIYSVTMVVPDRRGLLSKAAGVLALNSLRVHSASVNSHGGSAINTFVVSPHFGTPAAAELLRQQLILAVEGELDVVGTLEQRGIDTATAGRAGEARAAVPINAPAAPPRVLWHDVGNSGQVVAEIRATDRAGMLSLLTAVFERAGVDITWAKVTTLGSSVVDVFGVVLPEGSAGKALEQALERDLYAVLPAPPVKQVEEAS; encoded by the coding sequence ATGACAGGACAGAATCGACAGCCCGCCGCCGGAGCCCCCAGATGGGAGCGCCCGGCGGCGGGTTCGTCGCGTCCTGCAACCGATCTCGTCGCCGCCGCCGGGCAGCTCCTGACCGGAGGGTCCCGCCATCTCGACTCCGCGGCGTTGCGGAACGCACTGCTCGATCTCTACGACTTCTGGCTCACCACGAAGGCGACCGAGATCGGCATCACCGCCAACAGTGGCTTCGCGATCGTGGCGACGGGAGGTCTGGGCCGGGGCGAGATCCTGCCGTTCTCGGATCTCGATCTGATGCTGCTGCACGACAACATGCCCGACGATGTCGTCGGCGAGGTCGCCGAGCTGCTGTGGTACCCGTTGTGGGACGCCAATATTCGGCTCGACCACAGTGTCCGGACAGTCCCGCAGGCCCTCAAAGTGGCTGGGGAGGACATCTCCGCCGGCCTGGCCATGCTCGAGGCCCGGCACATCGCCGGCGACGCCGACATGTCCTCACTGCTCATCGGCGGAGCGCGAAGCCAGTGGCGCACCGGAATCGGCTCCCGCTTCGACGAACTCGTCGAGCACACCCGCGCGCGTTGGCAGCGCAGCGGTCAGATCGCCCACCGCGCCGAGCCCGACCTCAAGTGCGGCAGAGGCGGTCTGCGCGACGTCCAACTCCTCAACGCGCTGGCCATCGCGCAACTGGCCGACGTGTATCCCAGCCGGTCGCTGGCCTCGCCGACGGAAACCCTTGGAGAAGCTCACCTTTCGTTGCTCAATGTCCGCACCGAGTTGCACCGGGTGGCAGGCCGGGGCCGTGAGCTGCTGCTGGCCCAGCATGCCGACGAGATCGGCGCGTCGTTGCGCATCGGCGACCGGTTCGACCTGGCCCGGATGCTCTCCGATGCCGCACGGACCGTCAGCTACTACGTCGACGCCGGCATTCGCACGGCGGCCAACTCGCTGCCCCGCCGCGGGCTCTCAGCACTGCGCAGGCCGGTGCGCCGTCCGATCGACGAAGGTGTCATCGAATTCAACGGCGAGGTGATCCTGGCCCGCGACGCCCGCCCGGAACGTGACCCCGGCCTGATACTGCGGGTCGCCGCCGCATCGGCGACCACGGGACTACCGATGGCCGGCTCGACGTTGGGGCGCCTGGCCGAGGCCGCGCCCGAACTGCGCACCCCGTGGCCGCGCCAGGCGCTCAAGGATCTGCTGGTGATGCTGGCCGCCGGACCGTCGGCGGTCGGCACCATCGAAGCGCTCGACCGCACGGGGCTGTGGGGCCGGCTGTTCCCGGAGTGGGGGGCCGTTCGCGACCTACCTCCCCGCGACGTCGTCCACATCTGGACGGTAGACCGGCATCTGGTCGAAACCGTATCCCGGGCAAGCGCATTCACGACCAGAGTGTCTCGACCCGACCTTCTCGTGCTCGGCGCCCTGGTCCACGACATCGGCAAGGGCCGCGGCGGAGACCACAGCGTGATCGGGGCCGAACTGGCCACCCAGATCGGCACGAGGTTGGGGCTGTGGCCCTCGGACATCACCATCTTGTCCACGGTGGTGCGCCATCATCTGCTGTTGCCGCAGACCGCCACCCGACGTGACCTGCAGGATCCCCAGACGATCACCGCCGTCGTGGAGGCCTTGGGTGGCGACACCGTGGTGCTCGAACTGCTGCACGCTCTCGCCGAGGCCGATTCCCTGGCCACCGGCCCGGGCGTGTGGGGTGACTGGAAGGCCTCGCTGATCGGCGATCTGGTGCGGCGCTGCCGGTTGGTGATGGCCGGAGAGCCTCTGCCGCAGCCCGATCCCGTTGAGCCACGGTTCCTCTCGTTGGCCACCGAGGGGCGGGTGTACGTCGAGTTGTCGCCCGTCGACAACTCCCACATCTACAGCGTCACGATGGTGGTTCCGGATCGTCGGGGCCTGCTGTCCAAAGCGGCGGGTGTGCTGGCGTTGAATTCGCTGAGGGTGCACTCGGCATCGGTCAATTCGCACGGGGGTTCGGCGATCAACACGTTCGTCGTCTCCCCGCACTTCGGTACCCCGGCTGCGGCGGAGTTGCTGCGCCAGCAACTGATCCTCGCCGTGGAGGGAGAACTCGACGTGGTGGGGACCCTCGAGCAGCGCGGCATCGACACCGCGACCGCCGGCAGGGCGGGCGAGGCACGCGCCGCGGTCCCGATCAACGCCCCGGCGGCACCTCCCCGGGTCCTCTGGCATGACGTGGGCAACTCAGGACAGGTGGTCGCCGAGATCCGGGCCACCGACAGAGCCGGGATGTTGTCGTTGCTCACGGCGGTGTTCGAACGCGCCGGCGTCGACATCACGTGGGCCAAGGTCACGACGCTGGGCTCATCGGTCGTCGATGTCTTCGGGGTCGTGCTGCCTGAAGGCAGCGCGGGGAAGGCCCTCGAGCAGGCGCTGGAACGTGACCTGTACGCCGTGCTGCCGGCGCCGCCGGTCAAGCAGGTCGAGGAGGCCAGCTAA
- a CDS encoding HAMP domain-containing sensor histidine kinase, which translates to MRTIRVRLALTTSLWLSVISAVILAGVYLALSRTIEAAPLDPVTVKKFDRRSDGTMVYRMGESFQAADLESVQRAVNYSTLDTLRNYSLFALGAIFLISLAVGWFVAGRLLRPVGEITRTANRLSASDLSQRINATGPRDELRTLADTIDGMLDRLDHAFRTERALVEDVSHELRNPVAVVQANVEAVLADEHATAEERANALAVISRATTRMSRLLEDLLATARRRSGSFADQKVDLQHFVDEVVDEHRIIAGERSLRVNTRLSPGPVVFADPESLARALANLLSNAIRLAPDDSELMVASGSTGGWAWVAVRDQGPGIAEDDQQRVFDRFRRATNGGRRGSGLGLAIARQIVESHEGKLALFSTLGEGSTFVIWLPDRAIAERPERSTQPPSDSPV; encoded by the coding sequence ATGCGCACCATCCGGGTGCGGTTGGCGCTGACGACCTCGCTGTGGCTGTCGGTGATCTCCGCGGTCATCCTCGCGGGCGTGTACCTGGCACTGTCGAGAACCATCGAGGCCGCACCGCTCGATCCGGTGACAGTCAAGAAGTTCGACCGCAGATCCGACGGCACCATGGTCTACCGGATGGGCGAGAGCTTCCAAGCGGCCGATCTCGAAAGTGTCCAGCGCGCAGTCAATTACTCCACCCTGGACACCCTGCGCAACTACTCCCTGTTCGCGCTGGGGGCCATCTTCCTGATCAGCCTCGCTGTCGGCTGGTTCGTCGCGGGTCGCCTGCTACGGCCGGTCGGCGAGATCACCCGAACGGCCAATCGGCTCTCGGCCAGCGATCTGTCACAACGGATCAACGCCACCGGCCCGCGTGACGAACTGCGCACGCTGGCCGACACGATCGACGGCATGCTGGACCGACTCGATCATGCGTTCCGCACCGAACGCGCTCTGGTGGAGGATGTCTCGCACGAACTGCGCAACCCGGTTGCCGTCGTCCAGGCCAACGTCGAAGCGGTGCTCGCCGACGAGCACGCCACCGCCGAGGAACGTGCCAATGCACTGGCGGTGATCTCGCGGGCCACCACACGGATGTCACGACTGCTCGAAGATCTGCTCGCCACGGCGCGTCGCCGTTCCGGGTCCTTCGCCGATCAGAAGGTGGACCTGCAGCACTTCGTCGACGAAGTGGTCGACGAACACCGGATCATCGCCGGGGAACGGTCCCTGCGGGTCAACACCCGACTCTCCCCCGGCCCGGTGGTATTCGCCGATCCCGAATCGTTGGCGCGTGCTCTGGCGAACCTGCTGTCGAACGCAATTCGGCTGGCGCCCGATGATTCCGAGCTGATGGTCGCCAGCGGCAGCACCGGCGGTTGGGCGTGGGTAGCAGTGCGCGATCAGGGACCGGGGATCGCCGAGGACGATCAGCAGCGGGTGTTCGACAGATTTCGTCGTGCGACCAACGGGGGCCGACGCGGATCAGGCCTCGGGTTGGCGATCGCCAGGCAGATCGTCGAGAGCCACGAGGGCAAGCTGGCTCTGTTCAGCACCCTCGGCGAGGGCAGCACCTTCGTCATCTGGCTTCCGGACCGGGCAATCGCCGAGCGCCCCGAGCGGAGCACTCAACCTCCGTCCGACAGCCCTGTTTAG